A window from Vulcanimicrobium alpinum encodes these proteins:
- the acpS gene encoding holo-ACP synthase, with amino-acid sequence MIVGIGIDLAEVERYRFDDAARARFARKVYTEEEMAYAMRKRLWPERLAGFFAAKEAARKAFGHAIPWNAVGVSHERSGKPILRFYRDYERLLVERGVRTVHLTITHTATTAAAIVILEG; translated from the coding sequence ATGATCGTCGGCATCGGGATCGATCTTGCCGAAGTGGAGCGCTACCGCTTCGACGACGCTGCGCGCGCGCGGTTCGCGCGCAAAGTGTACACCGAGGAAGAGATGGCGTACGCGATGCGCAAGCGGCTGTGGCCCGAACGGCTCGCGGGCTTCTTCGCGGCGAAGGAAGCGGCGCGCAAAGCGTTCGGGCACGCGATTCCGTGGAACGCCGTCGGCGTTTCGCACGAGCGCAGCGGAAAGCCGATCCTGCGGTTCTATCGCGACTACGAGCGGCTGCTCGTCGAACGCGGCGTGCGCACGGTGCACCTGACGATCACGCACACGGCGACGACCGCCGCGGCGATCGTCATCCTGGAAGGGTAA
- a CDS encoding NAD(P)H-hydrate dehydratase: MRAVTAAQMRAIDAAAAARDGEVALMRAAGAAIARLIDRYAHGDGPIVGVAGNGNNGGDAYAALAAYAGGRRRIVYGDPAAEGSRARHDARWRARIAGVEERPLPVDANALRGAALVLDGVLGVNARLPLDARSAAAVAAIAASGAAVLALDIPTGTEPTTGAVDAHVVRAVATIALGRPKLGTLLDPARDCTGALWCAPIGMRDADAAGVDDPPAEVLDPAAFAALLPVRADESDKRSSGAPLIVAGSTQFPGAAVLCAWGAARAGAGYVTVAAPEGAAAALRAHLVEQVVVTYDERDPAAAVQTILDLTNRCSAIAIGPGLGLSDDSAAIVNGVVGGTTLPVVADASALYHLAKRLDAYRDAPLVITPHAGEFARISGKGTVAPDERLARVREFVDRTGIVTLLKGRTTLIASRDATHLNPTGTNALATAGTGDVLTGAIATLLAQGLAPVDAARAGAYWHGRAGSVALAHRHRGVVARDVAEALGEASLVAPQDPELIRLFSSR, encoded by the coding sequence GTGCGGGCGGTCACGGCGGCGCAGATGCGCGCGATCGATGCAGCGGCGGCGGCGCGCGACGGCGAGGTCGCGCTGATGCGCGCCGCCGGCGCTGCGATCGCGCGCCTGATCGACCGCTACGCGCACGGCGACGGACCGATCGTCGGCGTCGCCGGGAACGGCAACAACGGCGGCGACGCGTACGCGGCGCTGGCCGCGTACGCCGGAGGGCGGCGCCGGATCGTCTACGGCGATCCGGCGGCCGAGGGAAGCCGCGCGCGTCACGACGCACGCTGGCGCGCGCGGATTGCAGGCGTCGAAGAACGGCCGCTCCCGGTCGACGCGAACGCGCTGCGCGGCGCGGCGCTGGTGCTCGACGGCGTGCTCGGCGTCAACGCGCGCCTGCCGCTCGACGCGCGCAGCGCGGCGGCGGTCGCCGCGATTGCCGCGAGCGGGGCGGCGGTGCTCGCGCTCGACATCCCGACCGGGACCGAGCCGACGACGGGGGCGGTCGACGCGCACGTCGTGCGCGCCGTCGCGACGATCGCGCTGGGACGGCCCAAGCTCGGCACGCTGCTCGACCCGGCGCGCGACTGCACCGGTGCACTGTGGTGCGCGCCGATCGGGATGCGCGACGCCGACGCCGCCGGCGTCGACGATCCGCCGGCCGAAGTGCTCGATCCGGCGGCGTTCGCCGCGCTCTTGCCGGTTCGTGCCGACGAGTCCGACAAACGCAGCTCGGGCGCACCGCTCATCGTCGCCGGATCGACGCAGTTCCCCGGCGCCGCGGTGCTGTGCGCGTGGGGCGCGGCGCGCGCGGGCGCAGGGTACGTCACGGTCGCGGCGCCCGAAGGCGCGGCGGCGGCGCTGCGCGCCCACCTCGTCGAGCAAGTGGTGGTGACGTACGACGAGCGCGATCCCGCCGCGGCGGTGCAGACGATCCTCGACCTCACGAACCGCTGCAGCGCGATCGCGATCGGGCCGGGGCTCGGGCTCTCCGACGACTCTGCCGCGATCGTGAACGGCGTCGTCGGCGGGACGACCCTGCCGGTCGTCGCCGACGCGAGCGCACTCTACCACCTCGCGAAACGGCTCGATGCGTATCGCGATGCACCGCTGGTCATCACGCCGCATGCCGGCGAGTTCGCGCGCATCAGCGGAAAGGGGACCGTCGCGCCGGACGAACGCCTCGCACGCGTGCGCGAGTTCGTCGACCGCACGGGGATCGTCACGCTGCTCAAAGGACGCACGACGCTGATCGCCTCGCGCGACGCGACGCATCTCAACCCGACGGGGACGAACGCACTGGCGACGGCCGGTACCGGCGACGTCCTCACCGGTGCGATCGCGACGCTGCTCGCGCAGGGACTCGCGCCGGTCGACGCCGCGCGCGCCGGCGCGTACTGGCACGGCCGCGCCGGGAGCGTTGCGCTCGCGCATCGCCACCGCGGCGTCGTCGCACGCGACGTCGCCGAAGCCCTCGGCGAAGCCTCGCTGGTCGCCCCGCAAGACCCCGAACTGATCCGTCTGTTCTCGTCACGCTGA
- a CDS encoding archaemetzincin family Zn-dependent metalloprotease, which produces MPTIIPRQSFAAARPGPLPSRTERSTPAVREISIVPINAIDGELLTRLALCLEERFLATAVVRAALAVPKSALNSMRGQLFFSSLASRLTSAYEPRGDLVLGITEYDLYKTSHQFVFGSSSEAQRCAVVSLHRLRSEYYGDAPDENALFQRLLKESVHEIGHALGLRHCYNARCAMYYSNSVFDTDNKYSHFCEACERRSRANKSA; this is translated from the coding sequence ATGCCGACGATCATCCCGCGGCAGTCCTTCGCCGCCGCGCGGCCAGGACCGCTCCCGTCGCGAACCGAACGATCTACTCCGGCCGTGCGCGAGATCAGCATCGTTCCGATCAATGCGATCGACGGGGAATTGCTTACCCGGCTTGCGTTGTGCCTGGAGGAGCGGTTCCTCGCAACCGCCGTCGTCCGCGCCGCGCTCGCGGTCCCGAAGAGCGCGCTCAACAGCATGCGCGGGCAACTGTTCTTCAGTTCGCTCGCGAGCCGCCTGACCAGCGCGTACGAACCGCGCGGCGACCTCGTCCTCGGGATCACCGAGTACGACCTCTACAAGACGTCGCATCAGTTCGTCTTCGGGTCGTCGAGCGAAGCGCAGCGCTGCGCGGTCGTCTCGCTCCATCGGCTGCGCTCGGAATACTACGGCGACGCTCCCGACGAGAACGCCCTGTTCCAGCGGCTCTTAAAGGAGAGCGTGCACGAGATCGGGCACGCGCTCGGGCTGCGCCACTGCTACAACGCGCGCTGCGCGATGTACTATTCGAACTCGGTGTTCGACACCGACAACAAGTACTCGCATTTCTGCGAGGCCTGCGA